One genomic segment of Brevibacillus laterosporus LMG 15441 includes these proteins:
- a CDS encoding aminotransferase, with protein MSQVTNKSRLSAIVGELKPSGIRRFFDLAASMEGVISLGVGEPDFVTPWRIREASISSLECGYTAYTSNAGLMDLRKEIQRYTEELIGVSYDPAKEIMVTVGASEAIDIALRAIINPGDEVLIVEPCYVSYEPVIRLAGGVPVFLHTYAENQFKLTPQELEAKITEKTRAIIFCYPNNPTGSIMSLEEWKELEPILTKHDLLVLSDEIYAELTFDQKHESIVSLPGMKERTILISGFSKSFAMTGWRLGYVCAPEDLLQGMLKIHQYTMLCAPITGQMGALEALRGGRDDVDRMVESYGQRRNFVVKSFSEMGLSCHRPAGAFYAFPSIASTGLASAEFAERLLMEEKVAVVPGDVFGTSGEGYIRCSYATSFEQLERALERMGRFVGRLS; from the coding sequence ATGAGTCAGGTGACTAATAAAAGCCGTTTGTCAGCCATCGTAGGAGAACTTAAACCTTCTGGCATTCGCCGCTTTTTTGATTTGGCAGCTTCTATGGAAGGTGTCATTTCTCTAGGGGTAGGAGAGCCTGACTTCGTGACGCCTTGGCGTATTCGTGAGGCATCTATCTCTTCTTTGGAATGCGGCTATACGGCTTATACCTCCAATGCAGGACTCATGGATTTGCGAAAAGAGATTCAGCGCTACACAGAGGAGCTAATCGGTGTTTCCTACGACCCTGCCAAAGAAATTATGGTGACAGTAGGAGCGAGTGAAGCGATTGATATTGCGCTTCGAGCGATTATTAATCCAGGTGACGAGGTGCTAATTGTTGAGCCATGCTATGTTTCCTACGAGCCTGTCATTCGTTTGGCTGGTGGAGTGCCTGTCTTTTTACACACGTATGCAGAAAACCAATTTAAACTGACACCACAGGAACTAGAAGCCAAAATTACGGAGAAAACTCGCGCGATTATTTTTTGTTATCCGAACAATCCGACTGGCAGCATTATGAGCTTGGAGGAATGGAAGGAATTAGAGCCGATCTTAACCAAGCATGATTTACTCGTCCTCTCTGATGAAATTTATGCTGAGCTAACCTTTGACCAAAAGCATGAGAGTATTGTGAGCTTACCAGGGATGAAGGAGCGTACGATCCTGATTTCTGGATTCTCTAAATCTTTTGCTATGACAGGCTGGCGTCTAGGTTATGTATGTGCTCCGGAAGATTTATTGCAGGGTATGTTAAAAATCCATCAATATACGATGCTTTGTGCCCCGATTACTGGACAGATGGGAGCCCTAGAAGCCTTGCGTGGAGGGCGTGACGATGTAGATCGTATGGTAGAGAGCTATGGCCAACGCCGTAACTTTGTTGTCAAAAGCTTCTCTGAAATGGGACTTTCATGCCATAGACCAGCGGGAGCCTTCTATGCCTTCCCATCTATCGCTTCTACTGGATTAGCATCCGCTGAATTTGCAGAGCGTTTGCTAATGGAAGAAAAGGTAGCAGTTGTTCCAGGCGATGTATTTGGTACTAGTGGAGAGGGATATATTCGTTGCTCATACGCTACATCCTTTGAACAATTGGAGAGGGCGCTAGAGCGTATGGGTCGCTTCGTAGGACGTCTCTCTTAA
- a CDS encoding Lrp/AsnC family transcriptional regulator: METVKSKKLLMLLEENCRLSNKQLALLLDSTEEEIEAEIKRLQSEKIIVKYPALINWDRVEDNHNVTAMIDVKVTPIREVGFEKVAERISRFPEVKAVYLMSGAGYDISVVLEGKTMHEVANFVTKKLAVLDNVVSTATHFILKRYKHDGTILEDNDDDRRMVVTP, encoded by the coding sequence ATGGAGACTGTGAAAAGCAAAAAACTGCTAATGCTCCTGGAAGAAAATTGCCGACTGAGCAATAAACAACTTGCGCTCTTGTTGGATAGTACAGAAGAAGAGATTGAAGCAGAGATTAAGCGTCTGCAATCTGAGAAGATTATTGTGAAATATCCAGCACTGATCAACTGGGATCGTGTTGAGGATAATCATAATGTAACAGCCATGATTGATGTGAAAGTAACACCGATTCGTGAGGTTGGTTTTGAAAAGGTAGCAGAGCGCATCTCGCGTTTTCCTGAAGTAAAGGCCGTATACCTGATGTCAGGAGCTGGCTATGATATTTCAGTAGTATTAGAAGGCAAAACAATGCATGAGGTTGCTAACTTTGTTACGAAGAAATTAGCTGTTTTAGATAACGTTGTTTCTACAGCGACTCACTTTATTTTGAAGCGCTACAAGCACGATGGTACTATTTTAGAAGATAATGATGACGATCGCAGGATGGTGGTAACGCCATGA